The nucleotide sequence GCTACGGGTTCAGCGTGAACATCATCAAGCACCATTTCCATGGCATTCCGGCGGTAGCCGTCACTAGTTTGCTGCTTTTCTTTATTGGCGGACCAGCCTTGGCATTCTTGCTGGTGGGCACCGATTTTCTGTCGAAGCTGGCTACGGTGCCGGGCGCGTGGCCGGCCTTCGGGTACATTGCGCTACTAGCTACCATGAGTACAGCGGTGGCAATGGTGCTCTTCAATAAGCTCATCCAAAGCTCCACCGCTCTCTTCGCGTCTTCTAATACCTACCTGATTCCAGTGGTAGCACTTGGCTGGGGGTTGCTCGATGGCGAAGATTTCAACCTGTGGCATCTGCTTGGCATGGGCATCATCCTGCTCAGCGTAGCCATCATTCACCGGGCCAAGTAAACTGCGCGTTGTCGGTGTTCTTGCAGTAAACCGACAACCAACACTCAACCCTGCGCCCTAGGGTTCCACCACTTCTGGGCCTGCAACTTTAGCCGGCCACCCAGCAGAGAGTGGAAGCTAGAACGCCACCTGCAACCCGAATTGCACCCACTTGTGCGTGCGGCCCCCATCGAATTCCGGCGACACCCACACGGCAGAAGTTTCCAGGCGCACCCCCTCAAAGCCCAGCCCCAGCGTACCTGTCCCACGAGCTACCGTGCGGTGCACGGCGCTGGCTGGCAACGTATACGGATTGTCTTGGCGGAAAAGTCCACCCTGCAACGTAGCGTTGTAGCCAAGTACACGGCCCTCCACTTGCCCTTCCGCGTACAGTTGCGCCCGGCGCTGCCCCCTCCGACCGGCCCGGCCAGCTACGCCCAAGTTGCGGAAATACGGATTCAGCAGCCCGACCCGCAGGCGGCTCCCGGCTCCGGCATAGGTTTGTAACGTGCCCAACGAGGCTTGCGCTGAACCAACAAGCTCCACTCCACGTCCTAGGGTCAGCAGTTGTTTTTCCAGCTTTGCCTCATAGCCTAGCACTAGGTCGTTCTGAATCTGGTAGTCCCAGCCGCGGGGTGTAGGCGCATCCAGCAATTCGTGCAGCTTGGTTTGGAATCCTTTGGCTCCGGCCGCCGGCCCAATAACGCCCACGTTTAGCGCGGTAGTCAACCGAAAACGCCGCGTGGGGTGATTCACCACCCGAAACAGGTCGGCGTAGATGTAGGAGGCATAAGGCCGGTCATTCAAGCGAATAAACGCATCCTGAATGCGCAACGGGGTGAAGCCGTCGTAGTGCAGTTTGATGCCATGATAGCGGGTACTGCTCACGGGCACCGGCCCCAGTATCCGGTTGACTGGCGAATGACCCAGCCCAGGCAGCACCACGAGCAGCGTCATGCCTTGCGTGAAATAGTAGTCGGTTCGGAAAAAGGCATCGTTGGCGAAGGTGTACGCCACTAGGCGGTCGGGGCTAGTCTGGCTGCTATCGGGGCGTTGCGCTTGCGTAGTAGCTAAACTAAATAAGAGCAGGAAAAGCCCGCAGAAGTAGCGCATCAGAGAAGTGAACAACGTATGCCGTTACCTACGCACCTGCTTCCTGAGCAGCCTTACCTGTAAGCAAGTTTAATGGCTGCGGTAATGCATGCTCTTCCCGCCTGGGTGCAGCCCGCAGTTGAGTGAATAGCCCACGGATAGATGGCCGTCCGAGGTTTCGCAGCTTTCCGAGGAGGCAACGACTGCCCTTACGCCACCAGCTTGAGGATGCCTGCTACTTCTTCCAGCTCGCGGCGTTCCAACAAATTAGCCAACAGCAGGTCTAGTTGCTGGCGCATATCGTCGTTGAGGCGGCTGAAGCCCAGCAAGCGCACGGCTGCCAAGTAGGCCGCCTCACGCGGGAGAGTGAAGCTCTGCTCCACCACAGTATACAAGGCACGGGTTAGCTCTTCGGGGGCCACCAAGGACAGCTTGCGCGAAATAGCAGGCAAGCTACTCCGGTCGCGGAGCGGGGGTTGCTGCATGGTAGTTTCCCACAAGAAGTCGCCCTGCCGACGCACATATTTCAGGTTGACCGCCAGCAAGGCTGCATCCTGCCCCACCTTG is from Hymenobacter tibetensis and encodes:
- a CDS encoding lipid A deacylase LpxR family protein, with the protein product MRYFCGLFLLLFSLATTQAQRPDSSQTSPDRLVAYTFANDAFFRTDYYFTQGMTLLVVLPGLGHSPVNRILGPVPVSSTRYHGIKLHYDGFTPLRIQDAFIRLNDRPYASYIYADLFRVVNHPTRRFRLTTALNVGVIGPAAGAKGFQTKLHELLDAPTPRGWDYQIQNDLVLGYEAKLEKQLLTLGRGVELVGSAQASLGTLQTYAGAGSRLRVGLLNPYFRNLGVAGRAGRRGQRRAQLYAEGQVEGRVLGYNATLQGGLFRQDNPYTLPASAVHRTVARGTGTLGLGFEGVRLETSAVWVSPEFDGGRTHKWVQFGLQVAF